The following coding sequences lie in one Nitratireductor mangrovi genomic window:
- a CDS encoding TRAP transporter substrate-binding protein, with amino-acid sequence MTSDKLSRRSFLKNTSMAGAGAAAATTLAAPAVLAQAPITLKMQSSWPSSDIFQEMAQQYVDRVHEMSGGRLQIDLLPAGAVVGAFQVQDACHDGVLDAAHTVPVYWYGKNKAASLFGTGPVFGANATEMIAWMYHGGGNEFYRELTQDILGLNVIGFFAFGMPAQPFGWFKEEITSADQVAGLKYRTVGLAADLFQAMGASVAQLPGGEIVPAMERGVIDAFEFNNPTSDSRFGAQDVAKNYMLSSYHQASESFEIIFNKDKYEGLEPDLQAILKYGVEAVHLANTALALNQYSADLVKLQTEAGVNVKRTPEDVLKVQLDAWDKILPPLMEDAFFAKVVESQKAWCERVVFYSLQNAPDYRLAYQHYFPGKI; translated from the coding sequence ATGACCAGCGACAAACTATCGCGGCGAAGCTTTCTCAAGAATACCTCGATGGCGGGCGCCGGGGCGGCCGCCGCGACAACGCTGGCAGCGCCCGCGGTGCTGGCGCAAGCGCCCATCACGCTGAAGATGCAGTCATCCTGGCCGTCTTCGGACATCTTCCAGGAAATGGCGCAGCAATATGTCGACCGCGTCCACGAAATGTCCGGTGGCCGCCTGCAGATCGACCTGCTGCCGGCCGGCGCCGTGGTCGGCGCCTTCCAGGTACAGGATGCCTGTCATGACGGCGTGCTCGACGCCGCGCACACGGTGCCGGTCTACTGGTACGGCAAGAACAAGGCGGCCTCGCTGTTCGGCACGGGGCCGGTGTTCGGCGCCAACGCCACCGAGATGATCGCGTGGATGTATCATGGCGGCGGCAACGAGTTCTATCGCGAGCTTACCCAGGATATCCTTGGCCTCAACGTCATCGGTTTCTTCGCCTTCGGCATGCCGGCGCAGCCTTTCGGCTGGTTCAAGGAAGAGATCACCAGCGCCGATCAGGTGGCGGGCCTGAAATACCGCACGGTCGGTTTGGCCGCCGATCTGTTCCAGGCGATGGGAGCCTCGGTGGCGCAACTGCCGGGCGGCGAAATCGTGCCGGCGATGGAACGCGGCGTCATCGACGCGTTCGAGTTCAACAACCCGACCTCGGACAGCCGCTTCGGCGCCCAGGACGTGGCCAAGAACTACATGCTGTCGTCCTACCACCAGGCGTCCGAGTCCTTCGAGATCATCTTCAACAAGGACAAATATGAAGGCCTGGAACCCGACCTGCAGGCGATCCTGAAATATGGTGTCGAGGCCGTCCATCTCGCCAATACGGCGCTGGCGCTCAACCAGTATTCGGCGGATCTGGTCAAGCTGCAGACCGAGGCCGGCGTCAACGTCAAGCGCACGCCGGAAGACGTGCTCAAGGTGCAGCTCGACGCCTGGGACAAGATCCTGCCGCCGCTGATGGAAGACGCATTCTTCGCCAAGGTGGTGGAAAGCCAGAAGGCGTGGTGCGAGCGGGTGGTGTTCTACAGCTTGCAGAACGCGCCCGACTACAGGCTGGCCTACCAGCACTACTTCCCGGGCAAGATCTGA
- a CDS encoding LysE family translocator yields MAFVPDISIMLQFAIATFIIAITPGPDMTLFVGRALSQGRAAGLACMLGAMTGVIIHTSMVALGLSALIVASPQAFLALKIFGAGYLVWLAWQAIRHGSAFTPETRKGTARSLYRNWATGVGINLLNPKIILFFMTFLPQFVSVDDPHASGKLFFLGLMFIPLSLPLTIPMVIAADSFAGLLRKSPRVTRIVDYLFAGIFSAFAVKILTAQAR; encoded by the coding sequence ATGGCCTTCGTTCCCGACATCTCCATCATGCTGCAGTTCGCGATCGCGACCTTCATCATCGCGATCACGCCGGGCCCTGACATGACGCTTTTCGTCGGCCGCGCGCTGTCGCAGGGCCGCGCCGCCGGCCTCGCCTGCATGCTCGGCGCCATGACCGGCGTCATCATCCACACCAGCATGGTGGCGCTCGGGCTGTCGGCGCTGATCGTTGCTTCGCCGCAAGCGTTCCTGGCATTGAAGATCTTCGGGGCCGGCTATCTCGTCTGGCTCGCCTGGCAGGCGATCCGCCACGGCTCCGCCTTCACGCCGGAGACGCGCAAGGGCACGGCGCGATCGCTCTACCGCAACTGGGCGACGGGTGTCGGCATCAACCTTCTGAACCCCAAGATCATCCTGTTCTTCATGACCTTCCTGCCGCAGTTCGTCTCCGTCGACGACCCGCATGCGTCCGGCAAGCTGTTCTTTCTGGGCCTGATGTTCATCCCGCTGTCGCTGCCGCTGACCATTCCGATGGTGATTGCCGCCGACAGTTTCGCCGGGCTTCTGCGGAAGAGCCCGCGCGTCACCCGGATCGTCGATTATCTGTTTGCCGGCATCTTTTCCGCCTTCGCGGTCAAGATCCTCACCGCCCAGGCTCGCTGA